Part of the Suricata suricatta isolate VVHF042 chromosome 8, meerkat_22Aug2017_6uvM2_HiC, whole genome shotgun sequence genome, TATAAACCAAAGTGCTGTGTGTGTGATTTCCAAGAAATGACCTGAAAGGGGGAAGCGATGCCCTTCTTCAGGCTTTCCTCCGTCCTGCGTGCTGGGATGCAGATCCGATGGCTGAGGCACCAGCAGCCAATTTACACCATGCAGTGGAAGCTACATGCTGAAGGTGGTTAAGTAACAAAATTCTGGGCAAAGAAACCCGGTCCCTGATGTTGAGGGTGCTATGCCAATCCTGCAGTCTACTTCTGGGTCACTTTTATgtaaaagagaaatgtatttccATTATATTTCATTCAAGCCATTATTGGTTGTTTCTCTATCTCACGTAACTGTGCTGAACCCTAACCAAAAAACAGAGGAGATGAAAATCCTCTTTTGTTGGCAGACGTAGGGCAAGGACTGTAGCAGAAGTAGTGGTCCTTGGTGCTGGCGGAGGTGGCAGGCAAGGATGCCAGGGAACTAGAACTGGAGGAACCGGTGGTAGAACCAAGGCTGATTCCTGGATAAACAGATTCTTCCATGGGAGAATCAAGGACACCCCTGTGGTGACAGCTGTGGAGGGTGGGGtcagagaggaggctggggaggtTACTATGTTGAACCATCTAGGGAAAGGTGTCATGGCTAGACAGGCGAGGTCCTTCTGTTAACAAAGTTTAGGGAGAAGCCCGAGGTAAAAACAGGAATGTTCCTGAAATTTCTATCCATTTTTAAGAACAGGCTCAAATCTGTGACCATCTCCCTTTGTGGCCAGAGGCGTCCCTGTTAGTCCATGTACCTGCTGACTGCCCAACAGCACCTTCTTCTGACCCACACAGGCTGTTGGTCCTCAGGAGGTCAGTTTGGGGGACACCTGCTCTAGCACTGCTCTGCATGTGATCCTCAGACCCCCTCCTAGGACTGCCCTAACAACTTACTGAAACTGCACACTTCAAGGATGCCACCCAATCCCAGATGAATCAGTCCCTCCAGCGGTCCCCATGATTCTGACGTATACTCAAGTCCAATCCACCATTTtgcacatggggaaactgaggcccagacaagGAGTGAGACTTTCCAAAAgtctcactgacagcagagcacTGGGCAAGAATCCAGGAATCAAGACCTCCAGTCGGAGGTTTACTCCAATGCCATGTGGATCCTCTGTCCTGGCTCTCTCAGGTGGCCCCTTGCTAACTTAAAGGCTGTCTGAGATGGGACACATCGCATGGCCTCTCCCATCCTCACAATCCTGGGACAAACCGCAGGCGGAGGACACACCTGTGGCCCCTCAGCACACCTCTCAGCTGTGCTCTCAGCTGCAGAGCCTTGGCCACATCTATAAGCAGGCACAGGACCGCATGCCCTAGGACTCCATGCAGACTTGCCGATTCCTCTGACTAgacattctctccttttttaatgtttcttatttattttgagagcaggaggaagggagagaatcccaaggaggctccacgctgttagctcagagtccaacgcagggctcgatttCTCGAACCTGCCTTGTCCTTTCACCCTGCAAGTCACGTAGCTCATAACTAACGTGGTCCCTGACCTCCTTTCTCCCGCAACAACACCAACTGTCCATTTTTCAGTCCCTTGCCCAAACCCACAGCCCGATTCCTGCTCTTTGGGGAGTGGAAGTAGGGGCATGGTTTGTAATCAATGGGGAGCTCTCAACCAGTGGAGCTAAGACGTTGAAAACCGGATGTAGGGAACCTCGGTGTCCACGCGGGGTATCTGGGGTCCGTGAAGAGCGAAGGGCGGAACGTGAAAACGGTGTGAACAGACTGTGGTGAGGTTTCCAGCAGCCCGCACCCCATCCCAGTCTCGGAGACGCGAAGAGGCTGCTTTCGGCGCCACCTGGCGGCCGTCGCGTGAGAGTGGCGAGGGGACCCAGCTCGGACCCCACTGGCCTGCGGCGGTCGGTTCCCGCGGGACTGGCAAGCGTGGGGGCGTCCAGCTTGGAGAGCCAGGACTGCGCGGCCCGGGACCGGGAATGTCTCTGGATTCGGGAGGACCCCACCGACCCGGCCAGGCCCCGAGAAGACCCGGGGACGACGACCCTTGGCGGCTGCCGACCCGCAGCAGCGTGACGGGGCGCTGCGGGGCGCTGGGCGCCCGAGTCAACGTGCGCGCGTCCGCACGCCCCGCGCAGCACCCCGCACcgccgcgcgcgcgcgcgcacgcacgccCCCACGCACGCCCGCGCCGGCCGGTCTCCCAAGCAGCGGGCTGTGGGCGCCTGAGCCCAACNNNNNNNNNNNNNNNNNNNNNNNNNNNNNNNNNNNNNNNNNNNNNNNNNNNNNNNNNNNNNNNNNNNNNNNNNNNNNNNNNNNNNNNNNNNNNNNNNNNNgggggcgggggcgggcgggggcgccGAGCGGCCCGGAGGGGGTGTGTGCGGGGGGCCGGAGGCGGCGGCTGTCAGAGTCGGCTCAGCCTGCGCCGGGGAACATCGGCCGCCTCCAGCTCCCGGcgcggcccggcccggcccgacTCGGCCGCCTCAGGTGAGTCTCCCGCCTCGGCCAGGACCCTCCCCCGGCCCGCAGCCCATTCCGCGTCCGGGGAAAATGTGCGCTCTCGGAGGGATCCGGGCCCCCAAACGGGACGCCCACCGCGCCCCCGGGCCTGCCCAGCGACGCCCCCCGCCGCCCCACACTCATCCTTAACTCTTGCCTCTCCGTCGCATACTTACGGTCGCTCGCGCGGGAGCCGGCACCCCACGGGGCCGGCCGCCGCCTCTGCTCTCGAATTCCTGTGGGGACCCCCGAGCGTCCCTTCCCCCGCCCGCCCCCAAGTCTGAGACCACTGGCAGACGCCCCCTGCTTGGGGCGGAACCCGAGCTGCGCAGGTTCCTGGCGCCGGGttggctgcccccccccccagatccAGCAACCCCAGCGCCCCTGTGCAGCGCCCCGCCGAAGCCCCCTTCAAGGCCCAGGCGTCCCCCTCCCACGGGGACTCCGTCTCTATTTTGGGGAAAGGGGAGGCTCAGCGGAAGCCCCGAGTTATAATTAGCCCCACTCGGGTTTCCTAGTTAATctccagcaccaccaccatcccCCAGCCGCAGGGCGGCGGGTGTTGGCTGGGTGAGAGGTGACCGCCGGGAGAGGGGGGAGTTCCGACCCGGGGAATTTTGATCCCTTGGCTGGAGATGCCGGAACCGCAGCAGCTGCTGCCCCAAAATAGCGCCCTCGTTCCTGCAGCCGGGGATCTCCGGAGCTCCGAGAACACAGGCGTCCGGGTTCGCCCTTCAGACCCCTCTGCAATGCCCCCGAGCCTCCAGACCCCCGCCCCAAGTTCCCGATTCCCGGACTCGGGGCGGGGAGCTCCGTCCTTTTCTCGGTCTCTACTGCCCCCCACTGACGGCAGCGTGCACCGCAGCATCTGATGGATGGGGGACTCGAGTCCTGGGGGGACGGGTCTGACGAGCCTGTCCCCTGAGGCTAGGCGAGGCGAGTGCGCAGCTGCCTGGCACCCACGGGTACTCTGTGCCAGACAGTGGAcgaggaggggcagggtgggggagggggtggagaaagcAAGATTGGAGGTGCCTCGGGACCTGCAGCTTCTGCACCCTTGAATGCCCAACCCACCCCCCCGGAGTCCCGGCCCTGGCCAACGCCAGAGAGCCTGTGCCTTCACGCCACCACAAGCTTCCCCATCAGCGCCTCCCGTCAGTGACGGCCCCGCCCCTGTCGGATGGCCTGTGTGTGGACTGCGGTTTCTGGTGCGGGTGCCCGCACTGCTCACCCTGGGCCCAACCCAGTCCACCCAACTGGGCGAGGGCAGTGAGAGTAGTGGGCCCtctgtggggcaggggaaggtATCGCCCTCATCTCTGGTCTCATCTCTGTTCCCTGCGTTGGGCTGCCTAGGTGTTGTGTCTGTGTGCGAGATCTCTGTCCCCTCTTGCTTCTCCCTGTCTGCCTGTGCCcttgtctctgcctgtctccctccGTTTCTGTCCTCTCTACCaacctgccccacctcctctgcaGCTCAGTGATAAAGCCTGGGCAAGAGTGTTACCTAATCTCCTTGCTCCTGGCCACCTCAGGCCTTcaccctctgcctttctttctcccagCAGAGCCTGCCTGCCCTGGCAGCCATGAGGCCCCCCTGGTGTCCCCTGCACACGCCCTCCCTGGCTACCCcaatccttctcctcctcctcttcctcctgggaggaggggcagaggctgaggACCCAGAGCTGCTGGTGAAGGTTCGTGGGGGCCAGCTGCGGGGCATCCGCCTAATGGCCCCAGGGGGCCCTGTCTCTGCTTTTCTGGGCATCCCCTTCGCAGAGCCACCTGTGGGCCCCCGTCGCTTTCTGCCACCAGAGCCCAAACGGCCCTGGCCGGGGGTGCTGGATGCCACAGCCTTCCAAAGTGTCTGCCACCAATATGTGGACACCTTGTACCCTGGCTTTGAGGGCACCGAGATGTGGAACCCCAACCGTGAGCTGAGTGAGGACTGCCTCTACCTCAACGTATGGACACCATACCCCCGACCTGCGTCCCCGACCCCTGTCCTTGTCTGGATCTATGGGGGTGGCTTCTACAGTGGGGCCTCCTCCCTGGACGTGTATGATGGCCGCTTCCTGGCCCGGGCTGAGGGGGCCGTGCTGGTGTCCATGAACTACCGGGTAGGAGCATTTGGCTTCTTGGCCCTACCGGGGAGCCGGGAGGCCCCGGGCAACGTGGGTCTGCTGGATCAGAGGCTGGCCCTGCAGTGGGTGCAGGACAATGTGGCAACCTTCGGAGGAGACCCAATGTCAGTGACTCTGTTTGGGGAAAGCGCCGGTGCTGCTTCAGTGGGCATgcacctgctgtcccctcccagccGGGGCTTGTTCCACAGGGCTGTGCTGCAGAGTGGTGCACCCAACGGCCCCTGGGCCACAGTGGGTGTGGGAGAGGCCCGCCGCAGGGCCACACTGCTGGCAAGCCTCGTAGGCTGTCCCCCGGGTGGTGCCGGTGGCAATGACACAGAGCTGGTCGCCTGCCTGAGGACTCGACCAGCTCAGGACCTGGTGGACCATGAGTGGCAGGTGCTGCCTCATCAGAAAAGTGTCTTCCGCTTCTCCTTCGTGCCTGTGGTGGATGGAGACTTCCTCAGTGACACACCCGAGGCCCTCATCAATGCTGGAGACTTCCATGGGCTGCAGGTGACTCTTGGCTGGAAGGGGTGGAGCTGATTCCTCTAGGCCTGTTCTCCCAAACCCCACCCTCCCAGGGACCCAGGCATGAAGGCTCCTCAAGACCCATCTCCCACAGGCCTGGGCTTCTGGccatcccctcctccctgagACCTCAGATCCCATGGTGGtcagtgggacagagagaaagtgaaacatgggtacattttctctttctctctgtcccttccccaaccTTATAGTCTCTTCCTCCATGGTTCTGGGTCTATAACTATTGCTCTCTTTGGCTCTTTGTCCATCTGTTTCTGTCTGCCCCcatctgtgtctgtctgtgcccccctccccaccctcttcctccaTCCTGTCCCCCCAGGTGCTGGTGGGTGTGGTGAAGGATGAGGGCTCCTATTTTCTGGTTTACGGGGCCCCAGGCTTCAGCAAAAACAACGAATCTCTCATCAGCCGGGCCCAGTTCCTGGCTGGGGTGCGGTTCGGGGTCCCCCAGGCGAGTGACCTAGCTGCCGAGGCTGTGGTCCTGCATTACACAGACTGGCTGAACCCTGAAGACCCCGCACGCCTGAGAGAGGCCCTGAGTGATGTGGTGGGCGATCACAACGTCGTGTGCCCCGTGGCCCAGCTGGCTGGGCGACTGGCTGCCCAGGGTGCTCGGGTCTATGCCTACATCTTTGAACACCGTGCATCTACGCTCTCCTGGCCCCTCTGGATGGGGGTGCCCCACGGATACGAGATCGAGTTCATCTTTGGGCTCCCTCTGGAACCCTCGCTAAACTATACGGCCGAGGAGAGAACCTTTGCTCAGCGACTGATGAGATACTGGGCCAACTTCGCCCGTACAGGGTCAGCAGTACTGAGGGGAGGAGGGCCTCCAGGAACCAGAGAAGcaagagcaggggacagagagagaggaagacaagcagagacagacagaaagggccagagagggagggaaaagttcacaaaagaaaggagacaaagagggagataGACTGACAAAGGAGACTGGACAGCAGGAGGGCAGATCCtgaagagaaaaggacagagggggagggaagcaaagaaaagagaaacaaggagaCAAAGGAGTTACCATAGTACTTAGGAGCTGGAACTGTATGGAGCTGGATTCAATCGGCCCAGGGGTGATTTTAGCAACTGGGAGACATGCACACAGGCATGGATACTCACACACCAGTTTACCTGGCCCCAAAGGGGACCATAAACCGACAGCACACGGGTGTTGCCAAAAGCAAACAAGATGTTTGCAGAGAGAGGACTGGGCCTGTTACATAGTAAGGACTcgattttttaaatggagaaacaaagacaaagagcAGTAAAgcaaggaaaggcagagggagggcaggaggaaagggatGGCTCCAGATGATGGGGGATTCGGGAGACCAGAAAAAGGGGTtaaggaggtggtggggaggaggggatcgGCTCTCCAAGGAGCTAAAGAGggcggcgggcggggggggggggggcggggggctcaggAAGCAGCCTGCCTCCTCCTGCTCTGGGTCTCCAGACCACAGTCCCATGGGCAGGCAGGCAAGCTTGCCCCAGGCTgagctttccctttccttccaaaGGGACCCCAATGACCCCCGAAACCCCAAAGTCCCGCAGTGGCCACCATACACGGCGGGAGCGCAGCAGTACGTGAGCCTGAACCTGCGGCCGCTGGAGGTTCGGCGAGGGTTGCGCGCCCAGGCCTGCGCCTTCTGGAACCGCTTCCTACCCAAATTGCTCAGCGCCACCGGTAGGCAGGGgccagagggcaggggctgggcggaggagggcagaaagggggcatgaagagagagaggggagtgggagCGGGCCGGGTGTAACCCCTCTCTTCTCCCCCGCCAGCCTCGAAGGCTCCCAGCACCTGCTCAGGCCCCGCCCACGGGGAGGCTGCCCCGAGGCCCAGGCCCggccttcccctgcccctccttctcctcctctttctcctcctctccggGCTCCTTCGGCTGTGACCAAGGCCACTTACCCCTCCGGCCTCAGGAGGCCCCTCCTGTAAAGAGTGGTCGGACAGTGCGGAAGGGCCCCCACTCAGGGATCTCCGACCCAGCGCACTCTCCCTCCTCAAACAGACTCAATTGGCCAaggctgggagggggtggtgaCTTACAACCCGTCTCAGGGACCCTCACGACTTTgttgtttaaatgaaaatgaaaaagccaatttttttttataaaattatttggagCCAGAACCTGGGGGAGCGGTGAGAGAGAGGGTCAGGAGCTAGATAGCACCCCCTAGAGGGGCTATAACCGTCAaccatttctgtctcttctcttttccccaccAACCCACGGATCCTCTCTCTTCTGATCCTTTCTGTCCCCCTATCTTCCGGtcattttctcctccccaccaccttccttcccGCCATCCTTCTCTGGCTCCGCCTCCACCCTCATCCTTCTTCTGGTCTTCCGTCTTTCGCATATTCTCCTGATCCTCTTCCAACCGTCTTACGTGCCGTCTTGCCTTCTTGTATCCTCCTGCACTCACGCCCCCTACCTTGTACGTTCCCTGATCTTCCCCTTGTCCTCCTCCAACCCATTTGCCGGGCGCCCTGGCCGCAGACACGTTGGACGAGGCGGAGCGCCAGTGGAAGGCAGAGTTCCACCGCTGGAGCTCCTACATGGTGCACTGGAAGAACCAGTTTGACCATTACAGCAAGCAGGACCGCTGCTCAGACCTGTGACCCAGACTGGAGCCCCCAACGTCTCCCCGCCGTGCCCGCCCCGCCCGGCCCCCTTGCTgtatatactatttatttaagGGCTGGGATATAACACTGAGGAGCCCTAGACCCTGCCCACCCCCTCGACTTTCCCCAAAGGCTCCCCGTCCTCTGCATGTCTCAGGCCGAGCCCCTCCCCCGCGGTGCCTTGGCCCCTCTGGGCTGCCAATAAACTGTTACAGCCACAGGAGTGTGCGCGACTAGGGAGCGCGGAGAGGGCCTCAAACACCAGGGCTGAGCAGACCGAGGGGCGGGTGCAGAGCTAGCTGAACTTGAGGATCTCCGGAGAGGGGCGGAGCGCGCCCGCTCCCGCCACCCCGCCCCGTCCCAGGAGGCAGGGCTCGCGCCCGCGCAGTAACCACGACGGCGGCGCGGCGGTGCATTGTGGGAGCCTCGCGGGTCACTGACTTCTCAGCCTTTGCGGGTCGCGGCTCTGCTGCGGCGGAAGACCGGGTGAGAGCATCCCGAGAGCCCGCGCGCCGGTCCTGCCTGCAACTAGCTCAAGACccagggctgagagggagagCTGGAGCCGGCGTTCCCTCTGTGCCGCGAGGAGGACACAGCTGCCTGGTCTCGGCCACCGTCGTGCCCGCCGACCGCCCTGGAGCCGTTGAAGGACGTCCACCTGGGCCTGGCCCCGCCCGGCCGCGGCCCCGCTCGCCTGGCCCTCCTCTCGGGCCACTACCTTTACTATCACTACGGCTGCGATGGCCTGGACGACCGGGGCTGGGGCTGCGGCTACCGCACCCTGCAGACGCTGTGCTCATGGCCAGAGGGCCGATCCGCCGGCGTGCCGGGCCTGGCCGAAGTGCAGGCGGCCCTGGAGGACATGGGCGACAAGCCCCTCGGATTCCGGGGCTCCCGGAGCTGGATCGGTTGTGTAGAAGCCAGTCTCTGTCTCGACCACTTCAGAGGgccccaggggcgcctgtgtcACATACCCCGTGGAGAAGGGCTTCTAGGGGAACTGGAGAGGCTTTACTCCCACtttgcagggggcggggggcctgtAATGGTTGGGGGGGATGCGGACGCCCAGTCCAAGGCCTTGCTGGGAGTTTGCCTGGGATCAGGCACGGAAGCCTACGTTCTGATATTGGACCCTCACTTCTGGGGTATGGCAAAAAACCCTAGTGAACTACAGGCTGCTGGGTGGGTGGGATGGAGAGAGGTGGGCACAGCCTTTGACCGCAACTCCTTCTACAACCTGTGTCTGACGAGCTGCAACTCTCCAAAGCAGCAGCACGCCCTGGACTGAGGCTAAGGTCCCAGAACTGAGATGTCCCTGGCCCCAAACACAGCCACCTACCCCCTTTTCTCAAAGGCAAAAGCTGCCTTTGAAGTACATAAAATGGAAAGCTCAGCTAATCATGGCCCCAGCCGATCTTGGGGGAGAATTTGGGGTGGTATATAATAAAGTCAATCACTATGGAAGTGCTTTTATTGGCAGTAGGGTTGAACGTACAAAAAATTCTCAACTGGATGGGAAGAAAGTCACAAGTATAGATGACACCAGGAGTGAGGAAAAGCTCAAAAGAAATCCACATCATCCGGAGCATCCAGGTCTCGGTACTCCACAATAGCCCGCGGGTCTCCTCGGACCATCCTGGGATATAGAAAAGAGGTAAGATGGAAGGAGAGCTGCAGGTCCCTGAAAGGGAGCTGAAGAGGGCAAGGAAGCTTGCACATCTTAGCTCAGCTCATTCTCACCTGTTTCGAGGTTTCCCAGGATAACCTCCTTGGCCTCGAAAGGCATCATAATTCCCTCGGCCAGCACCATAGGGGGCATGAGGGTATGGAGGCCCTCCTGTGGGGACTGCAGGGCGGACAGCACCAGCTATGAAAGAGATGGGCATTGAGTTGAAAACCTGTGACCTCAACTACACCTTGGtttccttcctcccagcccctcacAATCCACCAAGCCCTTTCATATCCTTCCTATACTTACCTCCATAGCCCAAGATGGGGGGCCGGGGCTGGCCATAGGGCATCAGGCCCTGGGGAGTCTGGTGTGGGTAGGGAAGTCCCGGGGTCAGGCCTGGGGGGAGTACAACATGGACAGGAACATGAAttactgcggggggggggggtgagggggagggtgcAGAATGGGGACTAACAACTGGCTTTTAGGAATATGgcctgaggggtacctgggtggctcagtcagttaagtgtccaacttcagctcaggtcatgatctcacagtttgtgactctgaaccctgcattgggctctgtgctgacacctcagagcctggatcctgcttcagatctggtgtctccctctctctctgccccttccccgttcacgctctctctctctctctccccaaaaataaacattttaaaaaaaggaatatggcTTGAGTGTGGAATAGAAAGCTTTCAGAGGTATGAGAACCAGAGTCCTTGAACAGTCCAGGGAGAGGGAATGTGGCAGACCCTCATGGATCGTATCTTACTCTGGGCTGGGCCAGGTGGCTGAGCTGGTTTGATCTCGGGCAGAGCTGGGCGCTTGGCATCAGTgagaaagttattaaaaaatgccACCTCCTTTTTCACTTCCTCAATTTTCTCTGCATGCTTGTTGAAGATATGTTTGCGGACAAACTCAGGACCCTGGGTAAAGAGAAAAGGGTCAGAACACAGCAAGCAATGGGGAAGGATATTCAACCTCCCCACCCACCAATTCCACTGAGCCAAttcctccccaggcctcctgagGCGGCTTCCTGgctccaccccttcctcccctgggTCTAGCACACAACCCCCTAACATCCCAGACCTTGAATTTCTTGCCACTGAGAGGGCATAGCCACTTATCCTTGCCCAGTTCCTGGGTGTTAGAGGTGACAAACTTTTCCACTTCCTGCTCAGGGTCTTTGCGACCCATCTTCTGAGCCTCTTCCTCTGAAAGAGATTCCCGTACGCTCAGCAGTGGAGCCAACTTCTCCTCAAACGTCTTCTGCCACTCGAGCACTGCAGTGTAGGAACAGAGATGACAGCAGCTTGGAGAGGGGAGCCAGAAGCAAGGAATAAGGAAGggataaggggcgcctggctggctgtcaCTACAGCATGTGACTGTTGCTCtcgggtcgtgagttcgagccccacgtttggcATAAGGATTACTTAATATAAAGAGGGAATAAAAGGAGGGGGTGGTAAGGCACTGCTATCCAAACACATTTCAGGCCAGAGGCAGctgaagaaaaagggaaaccaaAGAATGAGGCCCAGGAAAGCTGGGAGCCCACCTTCTCCATGACTGATGCGGTTGGGTGGCATGGGCCCGCGGACATGGATGATGCCACAGCGGTTGGGCATCTCATCCTCATTGGGGTACTCGCATGTGTTATAATAATCCAGGGAATGCACGATGCGCAAATAGAGGAGGAGTTTGTCCAAAACCTAAGAGAAACGAGAAGGCGTGAGTTCACCCTGCTCTTGCCCCTCTGCCGCCCCAAACCAGGAGGCTCCTGCCCGCCTGGTCTTGCCACACTCTGCTCACGCCTGCACCTTGATCAGTTTCTCATCCCGCTCCACGTTGATCTCTGCCGGGTTCCCCTCCTTAGGGGGCTCCTCAGGGGGAGCCCCCCCACTGCTCcccagcagctcctcctcctccgcgCTCACTTCCTCAATCAGATAGTCTGTGATATTCTTCAAGATTGGGTTCTGGGAGGGCAGACTctggtggagagaaagaagagcaggtAAGACAGAAAAGCCCCTTAGGGTGGGCAGCTCATGACCCTCTTCAGTGATGCAGAAAGGAATTCAGGGTTCACTTGGCCTATTACCATTGCTTcgctgtttgtcttttttttattcattctatcCCTAGCAAATCCTCACTAATGCCCATCTGTTCTGCTGGAAGCTGGAGGTGCTGCCCAGATAGAGAACTTAAGTACAAGGGGTCAACGTTACAGATCAAGACCAGACCAGAGATGCCCaaacagatgacatgatattgaCTGCTTTTGAAAAAGTTCCATGGGGAGTCACTGACTGTTGGCAGAGGAGGTGTCCCAGGCTCAGAGGCCCAGAGCTGGGTCCTGTCATCCAGCGTATGGATCAGCTTGGCTGCCAACTTGATGTCATTGCGCACGATCTGCTTGTGCTGGGTAATGCCATTGATGTTGCGGACTCGACGGGTCAAGTCTCTGTTCACACCAGGGCTCAGCTCACACTCCCGGAGCTGGAGGGAAGAAAAAGCTTACCAACATTTGCCCCACAAAGCAGCAACTCTGGCCCTACTAGTAAGATCAGCAATCAGACTGAGGCTCTAGGAGAAAAGGGACCAGAGGGTCTTATTCACAGTAACAGCCCCAGAGCCCATAGCATATGCTTAATGTGAGCAGACTGAACGGATAAAAGGG contains:
- the ACHE gene encoding acetylcholinesterase isoform X2, producing the protein MRPPWCPLHTPSLATPILLLLLFLLGGGAEAEDPELLVKVRGGQLRGIRLMAPGGPVSAFLGIPFAEPPVGPRRFLPPEPKRPWPGVLDATAFQSVCHQYVDTLYPGFEGTEMWNPNRELSEDCLYLNVWTPYPRPASPTPVLVWIYGGGFYSGASSLDVYDGRFLARAEGAVLVSMNYRVGAFGFLALPGSREAPGNVGLLDQRLALQWVQDNVATFGGDPMSVTLFGESAGAASVGMHLLSPPSRGLFHRAVLQSGAPNGPWATVGVGEARRRATLLASLVGCPPGGAGGNDTELVACLRTRPAQDLVDHEWQVLPHQKSVFRFSFVPVVDGDFLSDTPEALINAGDFHGLQVLVGVVKDEGSYFLVYGAPGFSKNNESLISRAQFLAGVRFGVPQASDLAAEAVVLHYTDWLNPEDPARLREALSDVVGDHNVVCPVAQLAGRLAAQGARVYAYIFEHRASTLSWPLWMGVPHGYEIEFIFGLPLEPSLNYTAEERTFAQRLMRYWANFARTGDPNDPRNPKVPQWPPYTAGAQQYVSLNLRPLEVRRGLRAQACAFWNRFLPKLLSATDTLDEAERQWKAEFHRWSSYMVHWKNQFDHYSKQDRCSDL
- the ACHE gene encoding acetylcholinesterase isoform X1 is translated as MRPPWCPLHTPSLATPILLLLLFLLGGGAEAEDPELLVKVRGGQLRGIRLMAPGGPVSAFLGIPFAEPPVGPRRFLPPEPKRPWPGVLDATAFQSVCHQYVDTLYPGFEGTEMWNPNRELSEDCLYLNVWTPYPRPASPTPVLVWIYGGGFYSGASSLDVYDGRFLARAEGAVLVSMNYRVGAFGFLALPGSREAPGNVGLLDQRLALQWVQDNVATFGGDPMSVTLFGESAGAASVGMHLLSPPSRGLFHRAVLQSGAPNGPWATVGVGEARRRATLLASLVGCPPGGAGGNDTELVACLRTRPAQDLVDHEWQVLPHQKSVFRFSFVPVVDGDFLSDTPEALINAGDFHGLQVLVGVVKDEGSYFLVYGAPGFSKNNESLISRAQFLAGVRFGVPQASDLAAEAVVLHYTDWLNPEDPARLREALSDVVGDHNVVCPVAQLAGRLAAQGARVYAYIFEHRASTLSWPLWMGVPHGYEIEFIFGLPLEPSLNYTAEERTFAQRLMRYWANFARTGDPNDPRNPKVPQWPPYTAGAQQYVSLNLRPLEVRRGLRAQACAFWNRFLPKLLSATASKAPSTCSGPAHGEAAPRPRPGLPLPLLLLLFLLLSGLLRL
- the UFSP1 gene encoding inactive Ufm1-specific protease 1 translates to MGDKPLGFRGSRSWIGCVEASLCLDHFRGPQGRLCHIPRGEGLLGELERLYSHFAGGGGPVMVGGDADAQSKALLGVCLGSGTEAYVLILDPHFWGMAKNPSELQAAGWVGWREVGTAFDRNSFYNLCLTSCNSPKQQHALD